The following are encoded in a window of Sphaerisporangium siamense genomic DNA:
- a CDS encoding MarR family winged helix-turn-helix transcriptional regulator produces the protein MNTGPQDPAGGTDDQVLTVMPRLAQLSNAISRGRLIEHAMKTARVEVDRPAFSVLVSVHMAGKPLRISEIAEQTQLVQPHVTRQVQQLERHGLVRRIGDPNDRRVSFIEPTDEGKAAADRYARTLINWFTGAIAHWSDPDRADLGRLLARFAEDITAHLATLEER, from the coding sequence ATGAACACCGGACCCCAGGATCCCGCTGGCGGAACCGACGATCAGGTGCTGACCGTCATGCCCCGCCTCGCACAGCTGAGCAACGCCATCAGCCGCGGCCGCCTGATCGAGCACGCCATGAAAACCGCCCGGGTCGAGGTGGATCGGCCGGCGTTCTCCGTCCTGGTCTCCGTACACATGGCCGGCAAGCCGCTGAGGATCAGCGAGATCGCCGAGCAGACGCAGCTCGTGCAACCGCACGTCACGCGACAGGTCCAGCAACTGGAGCGCCACGGCCTGGTACGCCGCATCGGCGATCCGAACGACCGCCGGGTCAGCTTCATCGAGCCGACCGATGAAGGCAAGGCGGCCGCCGACCGCTACGCGCGCACGCTCATCAACTGGTTCACCGGCGCCATCGCCCACTGGTCCGACCCAGACCGCGCAGACCTCGGCCGCCTGCTGGCCCGCTTCGCCGAGGACATCACGGCCCACCTGGCCACCCTTGAGGAAAGGTGA
- a CDS encoding helix-turn-helix transcriptional regulator: MTTHDMSLGATIRAWRDRLSPAAVGLPAGRARRTSGLRREELADLAGVSVDYVVRLEQGRATTPSAQVSAALARALQLTGAERDHLYRLAGLQPPRDGLIGDHIPPGIQRVLTRLGDAPVAVFAADWRLLWWSRGWAALIGDPSGVAPEDRNLVRARFPVASDRGGLAGWPVVSKNLEASDRAIVADLRRASGRYPGDARLSGLIRRTLDGNPRFARLWHSGAVGHHAEDRKTIRHPQVGDITIDCDVLCDSGTDLKIIIYTAVPGSEDEAKLALTRVTGVSSPVPDHPWTVTEPVPGPGGAR, translated from the coding sequence ATGACCACGCACGACATGAGCCTGGGCGCGACGATCCGCGCCTGGCGCGACCGGCTCTCCCCGGCGGCGGTCGGTCTGCCCGCCGGGCGCGCGCGCCGCACGTCCGGGCTGCGCCGCGAGGAACTCGCCGACCTCGCGGGTGTCTCGGTCGACTACGTCGTACGGCTCGAACAGGGCCGGGCGACCACGCCGTCGGCCCAGGTCAGCGCCGCGCTGGCCCGGGCGTTGCAGCTCACGGGGGCGGAGCGCGACCATCTCTACCGGCTCGCGGGCCTGCAGCCGCCCCGGGACGGCCTGATCGGCGACCACATCCCGCCTGGGATCCAGCGGGTGCTCACCCGGCTCGGGGACGCGCCGGTCGCCGTGTTCGCCGCCGACTGGCGGCTGCTGTGGTGGAGCCGCGGCTGGGCGGCGCTGATCGGCGACCCTTCCGGAGTCGCGCCGGAGGACCGGAACCTGGTGCGGGCGCGCTTTCCGGTCGCGTCCGACCGCGGAGGCCTCGCGGGATGGCCCGTCGTCTCCAAGAACCTGGAGGCGTCCGACAGGGCCATCGTCGCCGACCTGCGCCGCGCGTCGGGCCGCTACCCCGGAGACGCGCGCCTGAGCGGGCTGATCCGCCGCACGCTGGACGGCAACCCGCGTTTCGCCCGGCTGTGGCATTCCGGCGCCGTCGGCCACCACGCGGAGGACCGGAAGACGATCCGGCATCCGCAGGTCGGCGACATCACCATCGACTGCGACGTGCTCTGCGACTCGGGCACCGACCTCAAGATCATCATCTACACGGCAGTGCCCGGCAGTGAGGACGAGGCCAAGCTCGCCCTCACGCGCGTCACCGGCGTGTCGTCCCCTGTCCCGGACCACCCCTGGACGGTGACCGAGCCCGTACCCGGCCCGGGCGGCGCGCGGTGA
- a CDS encoding VOC family protein, producing MAVQAELTAIIIDCAAPKALARFYQDVTGWQITHSDDDFAYLGEGPFQLAFQRIDGYRGPGWPDAAKHAHLDFKVADIPQAVEGLLAAGATKPEFQPGGEDWVVLADPEGHLFCLTASD from the coding sequence ATGGCCGTCCAGGCAGAGCTCACCGCGATCATCATCGACTGTGCCGCCCCGAAGGCGCTGGCGCGGTTCTATCAGGACGTCACCGGCTGGCAGATCACCCACAGTGACGATGATTTCGCCTACCTGGGAGAGGGGCCGTTCCAGCTGGCCTTCCAGCGGATCGACGGCTATCGGGGGCCGGGCTGGCCGGACGCCGCCAAGCACGCCCACCTCGATTTCAAGGTCGCCGACATCCCGCAGGCCGTCGAGGGGCTGCTCGCCGCCGGCGCGACCAAGCCCGAGTTCCAGCCCGGCGGCGAGGACTGGGTCGTCCTCGCGGACCCTGAGGGGCACCTGTTCTGCCTGACCGCGAGCGACTGA
- a CDS encoding RICIN domain-containing protein, with the protein MLARHLLATAVISTAMGAVVPLPAVASAHEPPGPATHVGTAMCVDVSNNRGNGVLMYQWQCDSNNTNQKFVIEDGLVKVEDTIGKSQVMCLDSSNGRANGTRVYQWQCVSNANQLWVVRRNLIFLKSTLNSANPLCLDATNGRGNGTQVYLWRCDYNNTNQKFVIVDGQIAIKDTLS; encoded by the coding sequence ATGCTCGCTCGCCATCTGCTGGCCACCGCCGTCATCTCCACCGCCATGGGGGCGGTCGTCCCCCTGCCCGCGGTCGCCTCCGCCCACGAGCCCCCCGGCCCCGCCACCCACGTCGGGACCGCGATGTGCGTCGACGTCAGCAACAACCGTGGCAACGGCGTCCTGATGTACCAGTGGCAGTGCGACAGCAACAACACCAACCAGAAGTTCGTCATCGAGGACGGCCTCGTGAAGGTGGAAGACACCATCGGCAAGAGCCAGGTGATGTGTCTGGACTCCTCCAACGGCCGCGCCAACGGCACCCGGGTCTACCAGTGGCAGTGCGTGAGCAACGCCAACCAGCTCTGGGTCGTCCGGAGAAACCTGATCTTCCTCAAGTCCACGCTCAACTCGGCCAACCCGCTGTGCCTGGACGCCACCAACGGCCGCGGCAACGGCACGCAGGTGTACTTGTGGCGGTGCGACTACAACAACACCAACCAGAAGTTCGTCATCGTGGACGGCCAGATCGCGATCAAGGACACTCTGTCCTGA
- a CDS encoding MarR family winged helix-turn-helix transcriptional regulator — protein MTSAVQELQDATDLIDELAARRLGVNRTDLRCLSRLTARGPLTASELAAAAGLTGGATTTAIDRLERAGLAVRVRDTADRRRVLVHLTEQGRTAVEEIWGPIAAEAQTELLRFSVAELELIETFLRRALHNQARHADRLRKGSDEI, from the coding sequence GTGACCAGCGCGGTTCAGGAGCTGCAGGACGCCACCGATCTCATCGACGAGCTGGCGGCCCGGCGCCTCGGCGTCAACCGCACCGACCTGAGGTGCCTGAGCCGCCTGACCGCCCGTGGTCCGCTCACGGCGAGCGAACTGGCGGCCGCCGCGGGTCTGACCGGAGGCGCCACCACCACCGCCATCGACCGGCTGGAGCGAGCGGGCCTGGCCGTGCGGGTCCGCGACACAGCGGACCGGCGCCGGGTCCTGGTGCACTTGACCGAACAGGGCCGAACCGCTGTCGAGGAGATCTGGGGGCCGATCGCCGCCGAGGCTCAGACCGAGCTCCTACGGTTCAGCGTCGCCGAGCTCGAACTCATCGAGACGTTCCTACGCCGCGCGCTGCACAATCAGGCCCGTCATGCCGACCGCCTGCGCAAGGGAAGTGACGAGATCTGA
- a CDS encoding BtrH N-terminal domain-containing protein has protein sequence MTIVKGIEPRGMQHCETTALGVLLRHEALDLSEPMLFGLGSGLSFIYWDGKDMAFPFLGGRVKPFELTRNLAARLGLTLKVEETTSARKAWENAAGPIDAGRPVGLQLDCYHLDYFRSKVHFGGHVVAMYGYDEHDVYLVDTDQQGGAVRSSRAGLAMARAERGPMTARNRSFTITLPAHPLPWQDQIIPAIRHCADAFLAAPIANLGHRGIEKAGKQVPKWLLRAGDPQQDLPQAALLMEKAGTGGALFRALYRDFLDECTQLIDNDNLRTAHKLYAEAATLWTHVSTLIAKAGESSDTGYLEQAGATLHALSRIEKDAMQVLRQL, from the coding sequence ATGACCATCGTGAAGGGCATCGAGCCCCGCGGCATGCAGCACTGTGAGACGACCGCGCTGGGGGTGCTGCTGCGGCACGAGGCGCTCGATCTGTCCGAGCCCATGCTGTTCGGGCTGGGCTCGGGGCTGTCCTTCATCTATTGGGACGGCAAGGACATGGCGTTCCCCTTTCTCGGAGGGCGCGTCAAGCCTTTCGAGCTCACCAGGAACCTGGCCGCCAGGCTGGGGCTGACGTTGAAGGTCGAGGAGACCACCTCAGCCCGCAAGGCGTGGGAGAACGCGGCCGGCCCCATCGACGCCGGTCGGCCGGTCGGCCTCCAACTCGACTGCTACCACCTGGACTATTTCCGGTCCAAGGTGCACTTCGGCGGGCATGTCGTCGCCATGTACGGCTACGACGAGCACGACGTCTACCTCGTGGACACCGACCAGCAGGGAGGAGCCGTGCGCAGCAGCCGGGCCGGCCTCGCCATGGCGCGGGCCGAACGTGGCCCGATGACCGCCAGGAACCGATCCTTCACCATCACCCTGCCGGCCCACCCGCTTCCCTGGCAGGACCAGATCATCCCGGCCATCAGACACTGCGCCGACGCCTTCCTCGCCGCTCCCATCGCGAACCTCGGCCACCGCGGCATCGAGAAGGCCGGCAAGCAGGTGCCCAAATGGCTGCTACGCGCCGGCGATCCACAGCAGGACCTGCCGCAGGCCGCCCTCCTCATGGAGAAGGCCGGCACCGGCGGCGCCCTGTTCCGCGCCCTCTATCGCGACTTCCTCGACGAATGCACCCAACTGATCGACAACGACAACCTCCGCACCGCCCACAAGCTGTACGCCGAAGCCGCCACCCTGTGGACGCACGTATCCACCTTGATCGCGAAAGCAGGAGAAAGCAGCGACACGGGATACCTCGAACAGGCCGGCGCCACCCTCCACGCTCTCTCACGCATCGAGAAGGACGCCATGCAGGTGCTGCGTCAGCTGTAG
- a CDS encoding CU044_2847 family protein, giving the protein MRTVEVPVGDGRDEIVRVQIREVDETLVRVGRGARSIVRAERSLGQMLDTVRPVAESFVTRFQDLANAPDEIVLEFGVSLSAEADIVIASTATAANFSVSLTWKRGEKPDGTGD; this is encoded by the coding sequence GTGCGCACGGTGGAGGTGCCGGTAGGCGATGGCAGGGACGAGATCGTCCGTGTGCAGATCCGCGAAGTGGACGAAACGCTCGTTCGGGTGGGCAGAGGCGCGCGCTCCATAGTGCGAGCCGAACGATCGCTCGGGCAGATGCTGGACACCGTTCGCCCTGTGGCCGAGAGCTTCGTCACCCGGTTTCAGGACCTCGCCAACGCGCCGGACGAGATCGTGCTGGAGTTCGGGGTCTCGCTGTCGGCCGAAGCGGACATCGTCATCGCGAGCACGGCGACCGCGGCCAACTTCTCGGTGAGCCTGACGTGGAAACGCGGCGAGAAGCCGGACGGGACCGGGGACTGA
- a CDS encoding GNAT family N-acetyltransferase: MPTPSIQLRPATPDDVPALLSLMDSVHAWLITQGRSEQWGTVPFSRIPGFPGRVTDWTRQGVITLAERADRCVGMLAAAPGTPPRIPAGAVPGGSLFIHTVMADRGPGGHGVGSALLEEAERLARAHDAPALALDHWADSPELGRIYEKYGYGKTVEYTDEHDGKPVRNTVRVRYLNTNGARRLD; this comes from the coding sequence ATGCCGACCCCATCCATTCAACTGCGACCGGCGACACCCGACGACGTTCCGGCCCTGCTGTCCTTGATGGACTCCGTCCACGCGTGGCTCATCACCCAAGGCCGCTCAGAGCAGTGGGGAACGGTGCCGTTCTCCCGCATTCCCGGCTTCCCCGGCCGAGTCACCGACTGGACACGCCAAGGCGTCATCACCCTGGCCGAACGCGCCGATCGATGCGTCGGGATGCTGGCGGCGGCACCGGGGACTCCACCGCGGATCCCCGCCGGCGCCGTGCCCGGCGGATCGCTGTTCATCCACACCGTGATGGCCGACCGCGGCCCCGGCGGCCACGGTGTCGGCTCGGCCCTGCTGGAAGAAGCCGAGAGGCTCGCCAGAGCACATGATGCTCCCGCACTGGCGCTGGACCACTGGGCGGACAGCCCCGAATTAGGGCGTATATATGAGAAGTACGGCTACGGTAAGACCGTCGAATACACCGACGAACACGACGGCAAGCCCGTCCGCAACACCGTACGCGTCCGCTACCTGAACACCAATGGTGCCCGCAGGCTGGATTGA
- a CDS encoding SDR family NAD(P)-dependent oxidoreductase, translating into MTITFITGANKGLGFETARRLRDLGHTVILGARDPERGRAAADELGVRFVRIDVTDDASVAAAAADVDACEGRVDVLVNNAGITGRRLPAEELTGDAAAEVFQTNVVGIIRVTSAFLPLLRRSEHPAIVNVSSGMGSFALTHDPDRVESKVSSPLYAPSKAAVTMLTTQYAKALPGIRVNAADPGYTATDLNGHSGTQTVSEGTDAIVTLATEGADAGTGRFIDRFGPMRW; encoded by the coding sequence ATGACCATCACCTTCATCACCGGCGCCAACAAGGGCCTCGGGTTCGAGACCGCCCGCCGCCTCCGCGACCTCGGCCACACCGTCATCCTCGGCGCCCGCGACCCTGAACGCGGACGGGCGGCGGCGGACGAGCTCGGCGTGCGCTTCGTGCGGATCGACGTCACCGACGACGCGTCCGTCGCCGCCGCGGCGGCCGACGTCGACGCGTGCGAGGGCCGCGTCGACGTCCTCGTCAACAACGCCGGGATCACCGGCCGGCGCCTGCCCGCCGAAGAACTGACCGGGGACGCCGCCGCCGAGGTCTTCCAGACCAACGTCGTGGGCATCATCCGGGTGACCAGCGCCTTCCTGCCCCTTCTGCGCCGGTCGGAGCACCCGGCGATCGTCAACGTGAGCAGCGGCATGGGGTCGTTCGCGCTGACCCACGACCCGGACCGCGTGGAGTCGAAGGTCTCCTCGCCGCTGTACGCGCCCTCGAAGGCCGCGGTGACGATGCTCACGACGCAGTACGCCAAGGCGCTGCCCGGAATCCGGGTCAACGCCGCCGACCCCGGCTACACCGCGACCGACCTCAACGGGCACAGCGGCACCCAGACCGTGAGCGAGGGCACCGACGCGATCGTCACGCTGGCGACCGAGGGCGCCGACGCGGGAACGGGCCGGTTCATCGACCGTTTCGGGCCCATGCGCTGGTGA
- a CDS encoding helix-turn-helix domain-containing protein — translation MLSAVTLAARSEFTVSTVACRADHTRWSKPEARDGHRLVLIRRGRFRRWADGDDADLDPTVGYLSAPGEEERFAHPAGGDVCTSVRFSPWLWEGRTGKRSVYIDARVDLAHRRVLAAAEGGDIDYALTEELLGLVALTAPRPAERTRPAHRALATAARAAIMDGAPEGARLCSLAAALRVSPYRLSRVFSQQVGVSLTRYRNRVRVARAMDRLEEGDTGLAGLAAELGFADQAHLTRTVRDHLGHTPLALRRLLTPPAHATSDEPPVAAAGSTRT, via the coding sequence GTGCTGTCAGCCGTCACCCTCGCCGCCCGGTCCGAGTTCACCGTGAGCACGGTGGCCTGCCGCGCCGACCACACCCGATGGTCGAAGCCGGAGGCACGTGACGGCCACCGCCTGGTGCTCATCCGGCGCGGCCGGTTCCGGCGGTGGGCCGACGGCGACGACGCCGATCTGGATCCGACGGTCGGCTATCTGAGCGCGCCGGGTGAGGAGGAGCGGTTCGCCCACCCGGCCGGCGGCGACGTCTGCACCTCGGTGCGCTTCTCCCCGTGGCTCTGGGAAGGGCGTACCGGTAAGAGGAGCGTGTACATCGACGCCCGCGTCGACCTGGCCCACCGCCGGGTCCTCGCCGCCGCGGAGGGCGGCGACATCGACTACGCGCTGACGGAGGAACTGCTCGGTCTCGTCGCGCTGACCGCCCCGCGGCCTGCCGAGCGGACGAGACCCGCCCACCGGGCGCTGGCCACGGCGGCCCGTGCGGCGATCATGGACGGAGCGCCGGAGGGGGCGCGGCTGTGCTCGCTGGCCGCGGCGTTGCGGGTCTCGCCGTACCGGCTGAGCCGGGTGTTCTCCCAGCAGGTCGGCGTGTCGCTCACCCGCTACCGCAACCGGGTCCGCGTCGCCCGGGCCATGGACCGGCTCGAAGAAGGCGACACCGGCCTCGCCGGCCTCGCCGCCGAACTCGGCTTCGCCGACCAGGCCCACCTGACCCGCACCGTCCGCGACCACCTCGGCCACACCCCGCTCGCCCTACGACGCCTCCTCACGCCGCCCGCCCACGCGACCTCGGACGAGCCCCCGGTCGCAGCGGCGGGCAGCACGCGGACATGA
- a CDS encoding nSTAND1 domain-containing NTPase: MAETARTWSGSPDEAIAAAVVQVKGQHGALGGAGFLIAPDLVLTCAHVVSDALEKSHWEPVATGTPVMVEFPLRESPTGGEGRRMWPAMVQDWVPIRAERTGDIAVLRLPEPVPGTRPLPMADPDRVQGGEVRAVGFPHDAPGGTWFDGRISGATGEGWMELSRANGQTVHVKPGFSGSPVWHNTLGAVVGLLVAAQSAGDAQQAYALRTRTLVREIPGLGPVIRPPSPFRGLKPYEEGDADLFFGREEDIANVVTALRGARTVTVYGPSGCGKSSLALAGVVPRMRADGYEVLAFNAGLISSMRAALATELYEAVRSGRYGPARADSADQVEAWLAGKGFADTLHRVRGTVSGDLLVVLDQAEGLLNRTESEIDELTDLLFPQHHPIGAVRILVTLRSDLMDPVLRHPRLGPALLGGTTLPLAPMSSEQLKEVIIEPVERLAAVAYEPGLARRILDDAGGEPGILPLLGFVLQQLWEQQDGGYLRNAAYEAMRGVSGALRHHAERAWNDRVDGEPDKEEAARRLLTKLVRMLPGSQIVLRRRLTRDEVDETQWDLAKAFAERRLLVLHGGEGEPESAELAHEALITAWPALRDQVEADRKFLAGRAELAHDLQRWQHGAQSAGLLPNRGELQAIDQWLGGRAGELAEEEREFLTAARRRSRKLRRRTRATQTAVAMVLALIVALVGFLVNQMRVSAERADESRSRALASSTGEMAEEDPGLAALAAIAAYDVAPTQEARNALLQRYDQLKDAAWMLTGSEGSILDTAMSADGTVTLASSAHGRATLFVRQAGGRVLRERLGLAGRTQFPLVSRDGRRIAYMMQEDDSITWHDVRYTAADIVVGPAHRLRGAALQEPDPRGRYGDLDIAAFSPSADRIATVAFDGRLRVWDLTTQRLQELPGHLPDLQQVWFGSDENTLVAARRQSGHSMVSLDLRTGAVRELEDHRSAPAPGSMMEVEVAADGSVLAVCRDALGRGEKAAYRLIRVSDGRELARYTPQTDYISCARPAIDPAGEHVAINEGSAQWVLLGTRPGTPPERFSGPNLISGEAGPLLGTPSDPIVIHRDKAGVTGWKMFADDGLRASSLPELLDRGRTMLVRAGTDGKVDDRLAIIETEGQGRTLAEVRFAPTPSDQHLLLTVNRAETLVADRADHNKIVVYDLPRLRKVAEITTRMPPADKGGVREQVYSFFFTDEELVTVSGRVIEHWNARDGRRLSNPLDIHDYYPDLVNFHVQRHYKPGYLQITNVRDHTLLAFRLATRTDDPDLRIRLGIGTSIAVVEPSGRYALVLMSGNMFELWSVQDRLRTRKIPPAFGPVSGNETQLGVVRDGGSENAAFFLAYGRSVRFMNLSDSGDVDVTTYNFPGQQIFIASTQDGKALLRRRTPGDAVDLFRLDPEVWKSHLCDVLGRDLTEDERRILPPGLPDVICPPR, from the coding sequence ATGGCGGAGACGGCACGGACATGGTCGGGCAGTCCGGACGAGGCCATCGCCGCAGCGGTCGTCCAGGTCAAGGGACAGCACGGTGCGCTGGGGGGCGCGGGCTTCCTCATCGCCCCGGATCTGGTGCTGACCTGCGCCCACGTGGTGTCGGACGCGCTGGAGAAGTCCCACTGGGAGCCGGTGGCCACAGGGACGCCGGTCATGGTGGAGTTCCCGCTGCGGGAGTCGCCGACCGGCGGTGAGGGACGGCGGATGTGGCCGGCCATGGTCCAGGACTGGGTGCCGATCAGGGCCGAGCGGACCGGCGACATCGCCGTCCTCCGGCTCCCTGAGCCCGTCCCTGGTACCCGCCCGCTCCCCATGGCCGACCCCGACAGGGTGCAGGGCGGTGAGGTGCGCGCGGTGGGATTCCCCCATGACGCGCCGGGCGGGACCTGGTTCGACGGCAGGATCAGCGGCGCGACGGGCGAGGGCTGGATGGAGCTGTCGCGGGCCAACGGGCAGACCGTCCACGTCAAGCCCGGTTTCAGCGGCAGCCCCGTCTGGCACAACACGCTGGGCGCGGTGGTCGGCCTCTTGGTGGCCGCGCAGTCGGCGGGCGACGCCCAGCAGGCTTACGCGCTGCGCACGAGGACCCTCGTGCGGGAGATTCCCGGACTCGGCCCCGTCATCCGCCCGCCCTCTCCTTTCCGCGGCCTGAAGCCCTACGAGGAAGGCGACGCCGACCTCTTCTTCGGGCGGGAGGAGGACATCGCCAACGTCGTCACGGCCCTGCGCGGGGCGCGCACCGTGACGGTGTACGGGCCCTCGGGCTGCGGCAAGTCCTCCCTGGCTCTGGCCGGTGTGGTGCCCCGGATGCGGGCGGACGGATACGAGGTGCTGGCGTTCAACGCCGGGTTGATCTCCTCCATGCGGGCCGCGCTGGCCACCGAGCTGTATGAGGCCGTCCGGTCCGGGCGGTACGGGCCCGCGCGTGCCGACAGCGCCGACCAGGTCGAGGCCTGGCTCGCGGGTAAGGGGTTCGCCGACACGCTCCACCGCGTCCGGGGCACGGTGTCCGGCGATCTCCTCGTCGTCCTCGACCAGGCGGAAGGGCTCCTGAACCGCACCGAATCCGAGATCGACGAACTCACCGACCTGCTGTTCCCGCAGCACCACCCGATCGGCGCGGTACGGATCCTCGTCACGTTGCGCTCCGACCTGATGGACCCGGTTCTGAGACATCCACGCCTGGGGCCCGCGTTGCTCGGCGGAACGACGTTGCCGCTCGCGCCCATGTCCTCCGAGCAGTTGAAGGAGGTGATCATCGAACCCGTCGAGCGGCTCGCGGCCGTGGCCTACGAACCGGGGCTGGCCCGGCGCATCCTGGACGACGCGGGCGGCGAGCCGGGCATCCTCCCCCTGCTGGGGTTCGTCCTGCAGCAGTTATGGGAACAGCAGGACGGCGGCTACCTGCGGAACGCGGCCTACGAAGCGATGCGGGGCGTGTCCGGCGCGCTGAGACACCACGCCGAGCGGGCATGGAACGACCGGGTCGACGGCGAGCCGGACAAGGAGGAGGCGGCGCGGCGGCTGCTCACCAAACTGGTGCGGATGCTGCCCGGCAGCCAGATCGTGCTGCGCCGCAGGCTCACCCGGGACGAGGTGGACGAGACCCAGTGGGATCTCGCGAAGGCGTTCGCCGAGCGGCGGCTGCTGGTGCTGCACGGAGGGGAGGGCGAACCGGAGAGCGCGGAACTGGCCCACGAGGCGCTGATCACGGCATGGCCCGCACTGCGGGACCAGGTGGAGGCGGACAGGAAGTTCCTGGCCGGGCGGGCGGAGCTGGCACATGACCTGCAGCGCTGGCAGCACGGCGCACAGTCGGCGGGCCTGCTGCCGAACAGAGGAGAACTACAGGCGATCGACCAGTGGCTGGGCGGGCGTGCGGGCGAACTGGCCGAAGAGGAACGCGAGTTCCTGACCGCGGCCCGCCGGCGGAGCCGGAAGCTACGACGGCGCACCCGGGCTACGCAGACCGCGGTGGCCATGGTGCTCGCGCTGATCGTGGCCCTGGTCGGCTTTCTCGTCAACCAGATGCGGGTCAGCGCGGAGCGGGCGGACGAGAGCAGGTCACGTGCGCTGGCGAGTTCCACAGGGGAGATGGCCGAGGAAGACCCGGGGCTCGCGGCCCTGGCGGCCATCGCCGCGTACGACGTCGCGCCGACGCAGGAGGCCCGTAACGCGCTGCTGCAGCGATACGACCAGCTCAAGGACGCCGCCTGGATGCTGACGGGCTCCGAGGGGTCGATCCTGGACACCGCGATGAGCGCCGACGGCACGGTGACGCTGGCCTCCTCCGCGCACGGCCGCGCGACACTGTTCGTCCGCCAAGCCGGCGGCAGGGTCCTGCGCGAGCGTCTCGGCCTCGCGGGCAGAACACAGTTCCCGCTGGTCAGCAGGGACGGCCGCCGCATCGCCTACATGATGCAGGAGGACGACTCCATAACCTGGCACGACGTGCGCTACACGGCGGCCGACATCGTCGTAGGACCAGCACATCGGCTGCGCGGCGCCGCGCTCCAGGAGCCCGACCCGAGAGGACGGTACGGCGACCTCGACATCGCCGCCTTCTCACCGAGTGCCGATCGGATCGCCACGGTGGCGTTCGACGGACGGTTGCGGGTGTGGGACCTGACGACACAGCGGCTCCAAGAGCTGCCGGGGCATCTCCCTGACCTGCAACAGGTGTGGTTCGGCTCGGATGAGAACACGCTCGTGGCCGCGCGGCGGCAAAGCGGACACTCCATGGTGTCCCTCGACCTCCGCACCGGCGCCGTACGGGAACTGGAAGATCATCGCAGCGCGCCGGCGCCGGGTTCGATGATGGAAGTCGAGGTAGCGGCTGACGGAAGCGTCCTGGCCGTCTGCCGCGACGCGCTCGGTCGCGGAGAAAAGGCGGCCTACCGGCTCATCCGCGTATCCGACGGGCGGGAGCTGGCCCGCTACACTCCCCAGACCGACTACATCTCGTGCGCACGCCCCGCCATCGACCCGGCAGGCGAACACGTCGCGATCAATGAGGGAAGCGCTCAGTGGGTGCTCCTCGGCACCCGGCCGGGCACGCCCCCGGAACGGTTCAGTGGTCCCAACCTCATCTCCGGCGAGGCCGGCCCCCTGCTCGGCACGCCGAGCGACCCCATCGTGATCCACCGTGACAAAGCCGGCGTGACCGGCTGGAAGATGTTCGCCGACGACGGATTGCGGGCGTCCAGCCTGCCGGAACTACTCGACCGAGGTCGTACCATGCTCGTCCGCGCCGGAACGGACGGCAAGGTCGACGACCGGCTGGCGATCATTGAGACCGAAGGGCAAGGAAGAACGCTCGCCGAGGTCCGCTTCGCCCCCACACCCTCCGACCAGCATCTGCTGCTGACCGTCAACCGCGCCGAGACGCTTGTGGCCGACAGGGCCGACCACAACAAGATCGTGGTCTACGACCTTCCGCGACTGCGCAAAGTGGCCGAGATCACCACCCGCATGCCTCCGGCCGACAAGGGCGGGGTACGAGAACAGGTGTACTCCTTCTTCTTCACCGATGAGGAACTGGTGACGGTCTCAGGAAGGGTGATCGAACACTGGAATGCCCGCGATGGTCGGCGCCTGTCCAATCCGCTGGATATTCACGATTATTACCCCGACCTCGTGAACTTCCATGTGCAGCGGCATTACAAGCCGGGATATCTGCAGATCACGAACGTACGCGACCACACTTTGCTCGCCTTCCGGTTGGCGACCCGCACGGACGATCCGGATCTGCGGATCCGCCTTGGGATCGGTACGTCCATCGCGGTGGTCGAGCCCAGCGGTCGCTACGCCCTCGTGCTGATGTCAGGGAACATGTTCGAGTTGTGGTCGGTACAAGACCGTCTGCGAACGCGGAAGATACCGCCTGCCTTCGGACCCGTCTCCGGGAATGAAACCCAATTGGGGGTCGTCAGAGACGGCGGTTCCGAGAACGCCGCGTTCTTCCTGGCCTATGGACGCTCTGTGCGCTTCATGAATCTGTCCGACTCCGGTGATGTCGACGTGACCACCTATAATTTCCCCGGTCAACAGATCTTCATAGCATCGACTCAGGACGGGAAGGCCCTGCTCAGGAGACGCACACCCGGAGACGCCGTAGATCTGTTCCGGCTCGATCCCGAAGTGTGGAAATCCCACCTGTGCGACGTCCTGGGACGCGACCTCACCGAAGACGAACGCCGCATCCTGCCACCGGGGCTTCCGGACGTCATATGCCCACCCCGATGA